TCAATATCAAACTTAACTGCGGTATACCCTTTATCCACGGCTCCTTTTGCCGATTTGGCGTAATCATCGGGGGTTGGGTTGCGGGAGGTATACAGTGCAGTGTCGCAGTACACCCGAATCTTATCACGGAATTTACCGCCTAGTAATTGGTAAACGGGCAGAGCTAACGCTTTACCGGTAACATCCCAAAGAGCGGATTCAATGGCTCCCATTACGGCTACATAAACCCCCGATTGGGCACCACCAAAGAAAGCACCTTTCCGTAAATCTTCCTGAATGCGGTTGGGATTTAATGGGTTTTGGCCTTTTAGGCGGTTGCCCATTTGCTTTACCATATAGTAGGTTCCGGCAACGGCATCTACCCCTTGCCCCCATCCTACAATGCCTTGGTTAGTCGAAATCTTGACAATTAAATCGTGGCCACCTTTAATAAAAGCGCAGGTTACATCGGTAATTTTCAGATCAGAGGGAGCGGAAGCGTGCGACGTTCTTTCTTTAGCACCAACCAAACCAGTACCCGCCGAAGCAAGAGCCGGAGCACCTAACAGACCAGCAGCCCCAGCCATTGAAAGCTTACCTAAAAAGGAGCGTCGATTTTGTTTATTTAACATATATTTTAAATTATGAATTTGCTACGTGTTTAGGTTAAATTTTAAAAAACATTATTAACACTACTGGTTGCTATAATTTCCTCTACCTGAGCTTTAGCAACCGGTAATTTTATTTTTTTATTATTCACGCTGGCTTTTAACCAGCCCAGGTAATCTTTCTGAATTTCCGGTGGCCAGTTTGCGTCCATTTGTCCGGCAGTATATTTGCCTTCGGCGGTACGAATATGGGCAAACATGTCTTCGAGGCGGGTTTTTTCAGATGCTTTCACTACTTTTTCGGCCAGGTGCGGCGGAATAAAAATCACTACCCCTTCTTTGCCCAACACCACATCGCCCGGCATTACCGTTACCTGCCGAATGCGGGTAGGTTGGTTAATGCCCATGATCATGGTATTTAAATCGCTGCGCGGGTTATGGTAAGTAGGGGAATAACTAGTTACATAGGAAGTAAATCCACCCATGTCTTTCAGCCCTTCAATATCCCGGATGGCACCATCGTAGATAATACCATTCCCAGATCTCCGGTAAATATCGGCGGCTACGCGGTCGCCAATGGTGGGGCCGTTTTTGTGCAAGCCAAACTGACTTCCCACATATA
The sequence above is a segment of the Adhaeribacter swui genome. Coding sequences within it:
- a CDS encoding RraA family protein, with the protein product MKKVFTLLLLSCFLIPVSLTQAQQISKEELNFLTPEWKGERFPDGRPKVSDDILKRMKAVSIEEAWATMVGAQFTYQLAEDWPVRINPDSVLVGRAFTTTFMPYRPDMWKVIDERGKKEGRRNQNVWGVEQLQKGDVYVGSQFGLHKNGPTIGDRVAADIYRRSGNGIIYDGAIRDIEGLKDMGGFTSYVTSYSPTYHNPRSDLNTMIMGINQPTRIRQVTVMPGDVVLGKEGVVIFIPPHLAEKVVKASEKTRLEDMFAHIRTAEGKYTAGQMDANWPPEIQKDYLGWLKASVNNKKIKLPVAKAQVEEIIATSSVNNVF